The Vicia villosa cultivar HV-30 ecotype Madison, WI unplaced genomic scaffold, Vvil1.0 ctg.000320F_1_1, whole genome shotgun sequence region GGATAAGATCATTGGCGACGCCTGTGGGAATCACTATATACACCATTCTTTTTCCTTTCATGATAAGATGACCCTTTCCGGTGGCACTGGTGATCCAAGTGGCCAAGAAACAGGAACCTTTGCAAAAGGTAATACATCACTAGTCTCAGGTCTAAGCGCTTGCCTTCTAGACAAATGGATATTTAACCAATGGGAATACGTATCCACCATGGCAGGAAGCGACATACCATGTCCCCTCGGATGAGAATATCTAccattaaacaaaataataaccACCATCTAAATTTCATCATTGACAATTTCAACATGTCTCTTGATGATAGTTGTTGTCTCCTATCACAAGTAAGCACACTCCTCAAAACCCCCAATTTGTATGTACAGACGGGTCTGTCGAAGCAGAAGCAATGATATTTGTCTCAACAGGAGGAGTAACCTCCATATCATTAGTACGAGGCGCCTCAGCATCCGTATGCGGAGTATGCGCCTCAATAACTATCTCCGGAGTAACTATATAGTAGCTCTTGCATCTACCTCTGAAGGATAGGACACCTTTGTCGTATGAGGAACATCTGCCTTTGCCACCATATGCACGTCATCCTGAACCGATGGAGATGGTGCATGAACTTAAACTGGATCATCCTCATCATCTCTCATCCATCCATAAGCGGATCTAGATCCTCTATGTTAGATAGTGCGGGGTGCACGAAATTGAGCCTGATCGGCCAGCCGTCTCTTGTGAGAATTGGTCGGTGCCACTCTCCTTGCCATGAGATGCAGGTCCTCTACATCACCTCCTCTCTCTCGAGCCCTCGCATCAGCTCTATCACATTGTCAACCAGCAATCGTACCATATGTGTCTCTAGTCTTcacagaaaacaaaacaaatatttataacttacCGGATTTTTCAAAAATTCCGAAACTTATGAACTTTTTCAGAATTTTTAAAACATGCGGTAACGAAGCAGACTTATTCAAATTTTCTGAAAAATctgataaaaatgcaaaaatatttcCAGATTTTTCAAAAGATCCGGTAAAAATGCATACCTTTTTCAGGATTTTATGAAATGTTCTGTTGAACGTATGCATTTTTACCGGATATTTTGAAAATTACAGAAATATTTATGCATTTTTACCACATTTTTCAAAAAATCCAGAAAAAGGTATTCATTTTTACCGAATCTTTTGAAAAATCCGGTTGAACGTATGCTTTTTTTACCAGTCTTTTCAAAATATCCAGAAAAATTGTGCATTTTTACCGAATCTTTTGAAATACTCGATAAAAAGCATGAAAAATccagaaaacttaaaaaatacGATAAAAAATTATACTCACTTGTCAATAACAGCAAATATGCGGCAGTGTCTCTAAAATTTCCAGAAAATTACAAAGCTTTTGTTAAACGTCGAACTTCTCCAATACTTTTTATGAAAGGAAATATAAAACTGTACAGGGCTGATATGGTAAAAACATAGGGGGTGTCAAGTGCAATTTAAGAGGTGTCAAGTGCAATTTTAGAGAGGCTATGCGTATGAGTCATTCAAGCCCATTTAAACTTTCTTTTCATACCGAAGACATTACTAGTCTATCATAATACTTTTACACACACCAAATttacactcaaaataaaataaacaaatagagtGTTACAATACTAATCGCCAGTAAAGAGTTACcactaaataaaaatttattcaaacactattatattaataaaataatataaatcctCGAATTTGTCTTTCAATGAGACTCTCACAAGTGGACGGTAGAATTTGGTATCTTGGATTTATCAATCGCAAGACTGGATATCAagttttcaaaatataaataaatagatatttttgaataattagcatagtaataatattaaaaataagttattaactaattattaaaatacatTCTCAATTGGTCAAtgtaagaataactattcaaataaCTAATTATGTAAAGAATAATCATCTTATCTTCGTcatactaaattaattaaatagaataaataaaattgatataataaaATTGTAATTGATTAAATCAAAACTCCAAATTTACAATGTTTAAAATagaatacataaaaattaaattataattttaattaaaaaaagttatgtaattttcttaaattttatacacataaaataaattaatgaataaataatacatataaaatactcctaaaacaaatatttataaagtatataaaatattggggtgttacatcacaTTATTCCTCCAAGACCGTAAGAACCTCATAGGAAGGTGAGAGAAGAACAAGATGTGTATGTGGGAGATGATGCATTTGAGGGCATAAAATGCCTTTTGGATCTTCATTATAGTGTTGGAGGAGTCCAAGTGCTCATGTGGGGGTATCTTGCCACTATATTCTTCTATTGTTTGAAGTCGAAATTGTCTTGGTATTAGTTGTTAATTTATCTTTTCATTGAAGCGGAGATGAATGatgttttaattttctattttttgtcTCGGCGTGCTCAATGATGAGATTTTTCTCCTCGACTTTGAGCTAAAGATGTTGTCTTGAGGGTCATTTACATGAGGGTACAACTTTAGGGGATTCCATTGTTTCAATCAACTTTACCTTTTCCTTTAGTTGTCTGATTTGTGCTTCAATTATGACATTTGTGTTGTCAAACATGTGTCACATCTTTTGAGGCGTCACATCTTTTGAATCTTTTCCTTATCGTTCCTTCTTATCGAATGAAAATAATGAGGGTAGGACCCCACTCTCCATCATATGGTCTTCGAGGTGAAAAATCTCCATGTATAAGTTTGTTGTTTTGGGAATTGTGGTTTTCATAGATGATTTGCCTTTTGAGCATTTTGATGAAGCATTGCTTCTCGTTACTATTATGTCATTTGATCTTTAAGGCCTAAGAATCTTCAACTGGTTCCCACAATGGACACTAATGCTCATATATTAATTTTTCAGACATGTCATTTGAGCTAGTGATGCGAGATTTGATCCATTGGTCATATAACTTCGATCTCCTCTTCTACTTTTAACTCCATCGATCCTCTAGATGCGAGGGGAGAAAGAAGTACATGCCAAAGATACTTATTTGTTTATGGTAAACAACGTGCTAACAGATATCAAACGAGTGAATTATTATCCTTCGAAGATGAGATCCCTATCTATAGAGTGACTAAACCCTGATACACTATATGCCATTGTTATCCTTGTCGAGATGATCTTAAGGATCATTGGTGGATAAATGTGGATATGTTCATGTAATAGACTCCAAAATAGGTGGTATGACCTATCCAGTATGAATGTGCTCTATGTAATTCGAAATAGAGCGCTATCACTTCACAACTTCTAAATACTGATTTAAAGGAGTGTCAGTTCACATGAATGACACAAGATATGTGAGACTACGCAATCTCATATAATATTATCATCCAATATTATCGAGATAAGTAGCTCAAAAAACAACTTTAGACTAGGGATGGCAACAAAACCCATACCCGCGGGTACCCACCCGAACACGTCCTGAAGTTGACGGGGGAAAATCCGCTTTGCttgagtttgggttcgggtttgggttttcctCGATTACAAAATATGGGGTCGGGTCGGGTAAtagggacactagtacccaccccgaacccgccccgtttattttattctatatatatttttgataatttagaatagtAAATACATAgccaaaattttgatattttgatttaaatttattatttaaaacatttaaaatgtatatatatatatgttatttttgaaattgtttcattttattatttatagagtaatttaattttggaaaaaataaatatttctattaaaaaaattgattttactaaatggatgatggtggggcggggatacccgaacccaaccTGAATCCGTTTGAGTCGGAtttgggttttaattctccatccccgTTTGAATTTAGGGCGAAGAACGGAGATTGTTTTGGGATTCAAATTTGAGTTTGAGGGAGGTAAtaaccgtccccgacccgccccgttgccgTTCTACTTTAGACTATAATTTATGACAAAATTTAGATTGAAATGCTTAGCCCCAATACCATTAGAACTTCCATCCTATGAAATCCCAAATTTCGTAGAGCATATTCCCCTTATTTCTAtaacatttttgttttgttttgttattttttggGTAGGGTTGTTTGACTAACTTGAAACCAAAGCAACCACTATCCATCAGTTCCAATCCATGAACCGAACCCTCCATTTCAGACCGTTCGATCTCACAGGTGTTCAAATCAAACGATCATCATTCTTTTGACGCAGAACCGCTTCGGTGCAACTTCATCTCCTTCCCGAGTAAGAATCGAAGCACACCGAACCTTCCTTTCAAACTCCTTCTCTCTtctcccaaaattcaccaaaccCTAATCTCCGAAATTTCTTCCCCAAATTCACACCTCCTGAAGACCCAGATCGTTTTCTTCTTCCTCCAATCCACTTCCATCTTATTCGTAATCCTCTTTTGTTTCCGAATCATGAAGAAGGATGAGATCAAACCCGACATTGAGAAAATTGGGAAAGAAAGTGAAGATGTCGAACCCATAGAAATCGTTCTCTTTCAAGTGCCCGAGTGTTACGTCTACATAGTAAGTCTTGTGTGTTTTTATTGATGGGTTtgtttcaaaatttgattttgattcattTGTTTTTGAGAATGGTATATGATAAGAAAGTGGATgttcaaaatttgattttgataaaTTCGATTGACAATGGTAATGCTCAGTATCAATATTTAAGCTTGTGTAGAAATTGAGGCTTGGAATTTGAAATTTTGTGGTGTGTCAAGTTAATGGATTTCTACTGTTTATGCAGATACCTCCAAGAATGAGTGCAGCTTCTTACAGGTTTCATATCAATTGCAAATTATAGCTTATGATTTATTGTGATTGAGATCTTTTTAGTTCATAGTAGCATAATGTTGAAATTAGTAATGTACTTTACCTTGATCAAGAAGCAGTAGTTTTCAATGTTCATCATGGAAGTTTGTTGCGTTCGCGATATTTTGATTGTTTTGTGATGGGATTGATTTTCAACTTTTTCCAGTTTTTGGACTTGATTAACTTTTACCTAGATGTTTCTGGTAAGTGTATAATTGCTCAGCATTTATATATGTGAAGTTCATTTCAGGGCTGATGAATGGGATGTTAACAAATGGACATGGGAAGGGATTTTGAAAGTTGTTAGCAAGGGAGAAGAATGTATCATAAAACTAGAAGATAGGAACACAGGTAAAGATCACAATAAATCTTCTCTAATTAGATTATACAGTTAATTGTTTTGTTTCACTTAAATGAAATATATGTAACTAGGTGAATTATATGCTCGGGCATTTTTAAGAAATGGGGAGCCGCATCCTGTGGAAGCTGTTATTGACAGCAGCAGGTGGTTTTCCATAACTGTCGATAGAATTTTTCGGTTGTTATTATCCCTTTCTGTACTTTTCGATGCTAAAATAATTATGTGAATCTTCTGCAGGTATTTTGTTCTTCGCATAGAAGAGAACATAGGTGAGAAGTTTTATCTAGTTTATTCATACCGCCCAGTACCCACTTTCAATCATATATATCAGATTAATGTGATGTTTCGTTATTTAAGTAATCTTTGAATTTTGAGATCGAAATAGGAAATCCTAGTTTTTAGTCCTTCTGAATGGTTGAACAGAAATTTCAGAAAGACACATTGAAATATCAATGTCATTACTTGTTTGAGTTGAGAGTCTTGAGACTAATATAGGATACCTAGTTTTCAGTCCTACTGAAAATGTGAACGAACAAGGTGTTTTAGCAATCATAGATATTCCTAACATCATAATCTTTATGCTTTTGATCAAATTGTGTCAAAATCGCAATCATACTCTCCTAATTTGTCTATATTGAGATAATCTACTGTAATACAAGAGAAATTGATTATTTGTTTCTTTAATGCTAAGTAGCTTTAGTTTTATTATCATGCGGCATTAGCATTGCTTCTTTTTAGCGGAAGGAAGTTTGGACATTTTAAGTTGGAAAGAGTGTTGAGTTTTACTCCCATATTATCAAATAATATTTGTCATTCTTCTGCACTCTATTTCTTTTTACTAATGAAATTTGGTCTTAATTATTGGAAAATTTTGCAGGTGGTCGCCTTCGGCATGCTTTTATAGGCATAGGATTCCGAGAAAGAACAGAAGCTTATGACTTCCAAGCTGCCTTGCACGATCATATGAAGTATCCTTCCATCTAGCATATTTTGAATTTGCAAAATTTTACTCTCATTATCGGCCAAATTCGGCTTGTTTTTCTTACTCCCCGAGTTTTTCCTAAATTGTTTTGAAGATACCTGAACAAAAAGAAAACTGCAGAAGAGATGGAACAACATTACCAGCATAGTTCCTCAGTTGATTACAGTTTGAAAGAAGGAGAGACTCTTGTGcttcaaataaaaaacaatgtATGCAAATCTTCATTTTCTGTTATGcacgttgtttttttttttttccagtCATGGTCTCTATACTGTCCTATTTATTGTGTGCAGAGAAGTGGCGGCAATGTGAAGTCCAAGTTTTTTGAGCTGAGTCAAAACAACTCCTCCGAGGAAAAGAGCGAGAAAAAAGAATCTATACCTTGTATTAAGTTACCACCACCTCCTCCATCACCCGGTTCCCCTGTTGTTACACCGGAGAAGTCTCCGACAGACTCACCGACAAAATTGAGACTTGAGAAACCCGCTGAAGCCGAGACCTCTAAAATCGTTAAAGAAGAAACAGAACATGAAAATCCTTCTGAAAATCAAAGCACACAGGAAGTAGTAGATGATGATTTTGGCGATTTTCAAGCAGCTGGTTAAATACCCATCCAGTACGTAGTTTAAATTTGCGATGATTAGGAAACATGCAAAATTACCTCATAGCTGGTTACTGGTATATCACAGATTGTTGATTCAGTTTGGAGATTCAGTTATGTCATAGCCTACAATATATCATTAAGAATCAACCTATATGTTTGTTTAACCGCTTGGTGATTATCTTAGTTGCATTACGGGCTAGTAGTATGAGATTTTTTCCTCCCACTTGAGTCACTTTATTTAAGTTTACTGATCAAGGGTTCATAGCTTTGTTGATATCATGAATGCTGTTATGCTCAATGAACCATATTCAGCGTTTATGAACTTGTTTTCTGTTCCCTTGTATGTTTCAAGTTGGATCCTCAGCAGTTTGTAACACGATGCAGGGGCCTCTAGAACCGTTAAATATAGAGAGATGGTGTTTCAATTTCAACGATTCTAGAGACCATTTCACCGTGGCTAGAATTAACGATTCTAGAGACAATTTCACCGTGGGGTGGCCGAAGAGGGATCTAAATTTCCTTTTAGTACtcaattttttagggtttgtgtcTTTGTGAGCATTCTCAAATCTAGGTTGGTATTGCGTGAACTTCAACTTTAATCAAATTCTGAATTCTctcatcaatttaattaaatagacgACTATTCTATTAGTTGCAGGTAGATCTAAATACACAACTCTTTGCTCTTTCGAAACATTTTTTGCTAAACatgttttgtttggttttttgGAAGATCTAAAAGCAATTCTAAAGTGTAAAATTGATTCTAGAGTGATTTTGAGATATTTGATTTTTCTAAACTAGAATTGATTCTATTTGAAGTTATAATTTATAGCATTTGAATTTAAACTTGATTCTTAAACTAAAAATTGTTGTTTAATTcactttttcataaatgtatttaaacataaataaattttgcTAAATTCAATTCTATTGAGGGGTGTAATCCGATGACATATcctttggtttgatttggttggtttggttgatcaacttataatattttttttttaactttatttgtaTGTGTATTCTTTGCTATTGTGTTTTCACTGTATTTATACTATTACTTTTTCAAATAGTATAACTTAAGAATTGTTTTTgggtttaataaaattattttacactgtcagtgcatgacccATTTTCTCATTGTTTTTATTCCATACAAAACAAGGACATGATTTAAGCCgcataatttctctctcttgatgaatccaatggttgatatttcttcctctcatctctcatttaaaaatgctctcacttgatatgctccatatatatatatatatatatatatatatatatatatatatatatatatatatatatatatatatatatatatatatatatatatatatatatatatatatatatatatatatatatatatatatatatatactagtaagatacccgtgtgatattgtataaaatttaattagatacgtataaatttaaaatgaattgtttaattatgaatgaaaaatatcatataaattcaattatattaaataattatataaaaaaaattgtaagttggagaaaaaaaatgaaattttaacatttaaaaataaaaaaattatctctCGATTAATAGtagttgttgattaaaataaaatagatattgtattgataatgacccgtgaaataaaaaaaaaactttgatgcaatataaaatatatttaaatacaaatataaaatga contains the following coding sequences:
- the LOC131626740 gene encoding uncharacterized protein LOC131626740, producing the protein MKKDEIKPDIEKIGKESEDVEPIEIVLFQVPECYVYIIPPRMSAASYRADEWDVNKWTWEGILKVVSKGEECIIKLEDRNTGELYARAFLRNGEPHPVEAVIDSSRYFVLRIEENIGGRLRHAFIGIGFRERTEAYDFQAALHDHMKYLNKKKTAEEMEQHYQHSSSVDYSLKEGETLVLQIKNNRSGGNVKSKFFELSQNNSSEEKSEKKESIPCIKLPPPPPSPGSPVVTPEKSPTDSPTKLRLEKPAEAETSKIVKEETEHENPSENQSTQEVVDDDFGDFQAAG